A genomic segment from Chanos chanos chromosome 2, fChaCha1.1, whole genome shotgun sequence encodes:
- the esrrd gene encoding estrogen-related receptor gamma isoform X1 → MEIKDFCLTENFQFLNQHNSLLDPSFSDEPPSPTEQCIKSDPLSPVFALDSATPFSPGSTSDSSGYSLFSQAQSITPDSPSSSSGSAVSTVPTQFNTGQFHSEEPLVPPTDAILNSDYISSLNSGPKRLCLVCGDFASGYHYGVASCEACKAFFKRTIQGNIEYTCPVVNECEITKRRRKSCQACRFQKCLRAGMMREGVRMDRVRGGRQKYKRRVDSGLSVYVKPPYAQPAKSIRNKVIAHLMVTEPAPLCATPDPSTPDSDLKTLLTLCDLLNRELLVMIGWAKQIPGFSALSLVDQMALLQSGWMETLVLSVVWRSLGLTEELQFAENLRLDEEQCRAAGLHDLYTALRHLTNKYQQMNLSQEEAITLKAMALANSDAVNVEKAEAVQHFQDSLHEALQEYESGQHPGEQHRAGRLLMTLPLLRQTANRAVHSFCRLHMEGRIPMHKLFLEMLDAKI, encoded by the exons ATGGAAATTAAGGATTTTTGTCTGACAGAAAACTTCCAGTTTCTTAACCAGCACAA CAG TCTCTTAGATCCATCGTTCTCTGACGAGCCTCCTTCACCTACTGAGCAATGCATCAAATCAGATCCGCTGAGTCCAGTCTTCGCTCTGGACAGTGCCACTCCATTCAGCCCAGGCAGCACCTCGGACAGCAGCGGTTACAGTTTGTTCTCGCAGGCCCAGTCGATAACGCCAGACTCACCTAGCTCTAGCAGTGGCAGCGCCGTCAGCACCGTACCAACTCAGTTCAACACAGGACAGTTTCACTCAGAGGAACCACTCGTACCTCCAACAGATGCCATCCTAAACTCTGATTACATCTCGTCACTGAACTCTGGACCCAAACGGTTGTGCCTGGTATGCGGTGACTTCGCGTCTGGGTACCACTACGGAGTTGCGTCTTGTGAGGCATGCAAAGCCTTCTTCAAGAGGACCATTCAAG GAAACATTGAGTACACCTGTCCTGTGGTAAACGAGTGTGAAATCACAAAGAGGAGAAGGAAGTCGTGCCAGGCCTGTCGCTTCCAGAAGTGCCTACGTGCTGGCATGATGAGAGAAG GTGTGCGTATGGACCGAGTGaggggagggagacagaagtACAAGCGGAGGGTGGACTCTGGCCTTTCAGTCTATGTCAAACCCCCTTACGCACAACCTGCCAAATCCATCC gaAACAAAGTGATTGCCCATCTAATGGTCACAGAGCCAGCCCCACTGTGTGCCACCCCAGACCCCTCCACCCCTGACAGTGACCTCAAAACCCTTCTGACCTTGTGTGACCTCCTCAACCGGGAGCTGCTGGTCATGATTGGCTGGGCAAAACAGATACCAG GCTTTTCCGCACTTTCATTGGTGGACCAGATGGCTTTGCTGCAGTCTGGATGGATGGAGACTCTCGTTCTGTCGGTAGTCTGGCGTTCTCTGGGCCTTACCGAGGAGCTGCAGTTTGCAGAGAACCTTCGTTTGGATGAAGAACAGTGCAGAGCTGCTGGTCTGCATGACCTATACACAGCACTGCGACACCTGACTAACAAATATCAGCAGATGAATCTGAGTCAAGAAGAAGCCATCACTTTGAAGGCTATGGCTCTGGCCAACTCAG ATGCGGTAAACGTGGAGAAAGCCGAGGCGGTGCAGCATTTCCAGGACAGTCTGCACGAGGCCCTGCAGGAGTACGAGAGCGGGCAACACCCGGGTGAGCAACACCGCGCGGGCAGACTGCTCATGACACTTCCCCTGCTACGCCAGACAGCCAACCGTGCCGTCCACTCCTTCTGCCGGCTCCACATGGAGGGCCGCATACCCATGCACAAACTCTTCCTGGAGATGCTGGATGCCAAGATCTAA
- the esrrd gene encoding estrogen-related receptor gamma isoform X2, which produces MEIKDFCLTENFQFLNQHNLLDPSFSDEPPSPTEQCIKSDPLSPVFALDSATPFSPGSTSDSSGYSLFSQAQSITPDSPSSSSGSAVSTVPTQFNTGQFHSEEPLVPPTDAILNSDYISSLNSGPKRLCLVCGDFASGYHYGVASCEACKAFFKRTIQGNIEYTCPVVNECEITKRRRKSCQACRFQKCLRAGMMREGVRMDRVRGGRQKYKRRVDSGLSVYVKPPYAQPAKSIRNKVIAHLMVTEPAPLCATPDPSTPDSDLKTLLTLCDLLNRELLVMIGWAKQIPGFSALSLVDQMALLQSGWMETLVLSVVWRSLGLTEELQFAENLRLDEEQCRAAGLHDLYTALRHLTNKYQQMNLSQEEAITLKAMALANSDAVNVEKAEAVQHFQDSLHEALQEYESGQHPGEQHRAGRLLMTLPLLRQTANRAVHSFCRLHMEGRIPMHKLFLEMLDAKI; this is translated from the exons ATGGAAATTAAGGATTTTTGTCTGACAGAAAACTTCCAGTTTCTTAACCAGCACAA TCTCTTAGATCCATCGTTCTCTGACGAGCCTCCTTCACCTACTGAGCAATGCATCAAATCAGATCCGCTGAGTCCAGTCTTCGCTCTGGACAGTGCCACTCCATTCAGCCCAGGCAGCACCTCGGACAGCAGCGGTTACAGTTTGTTCTCGCAGGCCCAGTCGATAACGCCAGACTCACCTAGCTCTAGCAGTGGCAGCGCCGTCAGCACCGTACCAACTCAGTTCAACACAGGACAGTTTCACTCAGAGGAACCACTCGTACCTCCAACAGATGCCATCCTAAACTCTGATTACATCTCGTCACTGAACTCTGGACCCAAACGGTTGTGCCTGGTATGCGGTGACTTCGCGTCTGGGTACCACTACGGAGTTGCGTCTTGTGAGGCATGCAAAGCCTTCTTCAAGAGGACCATTCAAG GAAACATTGAGTACACCTGTCCTGTGGTAAACGAGTGTGAAATCACAAAGAGGAGAAGGAAGTCGTGCCAGGCCTGTCGCTTCCAGAAGTGCCTACGTGCTGGCATGATGAGAGAAG GTGTGCGTATGGACCGAGTGaggggagggagacagaagtACAAGCGGAGGGTGGACTCTGGCCTTTCAGTCTATGTCAAACCCCCTTACGCACAACCTGCCAAATCCATCC gaAACAAAGTGATTGCCCATCTAATGGTCACAGAGCCAGCCCCACTGTGTGCCACCCCAGACCCCTCCACCCCTGACAGTGACCTCAAAACCCTTCTGACCTTGTGTGACCTCCTCAACCGGGAGCTGCTGGTCATGATTGGCTGGGCAAAACAGATACCAG GCTTTTCCGCACTTTCATTGGTGGACCAGATGGCTTTGCTGCAGTCTGGATGGATGGAGACTCTCGTTCTGTCGGTAGTCTGGCGTTCTCTGGGCCTTACCGAGGAGCTGCAGTTTGCAGAGAACCTTCGTTTGGATGAAGAACAGTGCAGAGCTGCTGGTCTGCATGACCTATACACAGCACTGCGACACCTGACTAACAAATATCAGCAGATGAATCTGAGTCAAGAAGAAGCCATCACTTTGAAGGCTATGGCTCTGGCCAACTCAG ATGCGGTAAACGTGGAGAAAGCCGAGGCGGTGCAGCATTTCCAGGACAGTCTGCACGAGGCCCTGCAGGAGTACGAGAGCGGGCAACACCCGGGTGAGCAACACCGCGCGGGCAGACTGCTCATGACACTTCCCCTGCTACGCCAGACAGCCAACCGTGCCGTCCACTCCTTCTGCCGGCTCCACATGGAGGGCCGCATACCCATGCACAAACTCTTCCTGGAGATGCTGGATGCCAAGATCTAA
- the shkbp1 gene encoding SH3KBP1-binding protein 1, giving the protein MARIGDIIHLNVGGKRFSTSKQTLTWVPDSFFSSLLSGRISTLKDETGAIFIDRDPSLFAPILNFLRTKELHPRSIDVYLLMHEAEFYGITPLVRKLQLCDELDRSSCGTVLFNGYLPPPVYPVKRRNRHSVAGSQFMGGRAGAMERAPVRRSNTMPPNLGNAGILGRSAVDERAPGQSLDPGMVRIICGHHNWIAVAYTQFVVCYRVKESTGWQQVFTSPRLDWVIDRVALNAKVMGGSLGDNDKMVAVASGTEIILWAICPDGNGNEIGVFSLNVPVEALFFVGNQLIATSHTGKVGVWNAVTKHWQNQDVVPINSYDTAGSFLILGCNNGSIYYIDVQKFPLRMKDNDLLVTELYRDPSEDAITALSVYLTPKTSDSGNWIEIAYGTSSGTVRVIVQHPETVGSGPQLFQTFSVHRSPVTKIMLSEKHLISVCADNNHVRTWTVTRFRGMISTQPGSTPLTSFKILSLDDIDGHGGCAAGTEIGPYGERDDQQVFIQRVVPDTDKLYVRLSSNGKRVCEVRSVDGTSITAFMVHECEGSSRIGSRPRRYLFSGHSNGSIQMWDLTTAMEIAGKVDIKALGGPTEEELLELLDQCDLALTRTPDMSPAASLTHTSTPRNSTCSLQSQHSESGRDRAGMRGMVPLSGSLPRQPPLVPFNKPRELPSHLGLSQSSLASSNGSASPHPVRTPLDRDALGPLRRGSFVERCQERAKNPDVACPEGGRRSLAVCGELEARLGLRTPPSFSASAASSPSLSSSLRRPSAAAASTTPPVVSPTHSQPPVSPRRPSASPNQATPPDAASAPESPASPPPTSPKPHMNETSF; this is encoded by the exons ATGGCAAGGATTGGGGatattattcatttaaatgtcgGCGGAAAGAG GTTCAGCACTTCAAAACAGACTTTGACATGGGTCCCAGATTCTTTTTTCTCAAG TCTCTTGAGTGGTCGGATATCGACGCTGAAAGATGAAACGGGGGCG ATTTTCATTGATCGAGATCCATCCCTCTTTGCCCCCATTTTGAACTTCTTGCGTACTAAAGAATTGCACCCCAG ATCCATAGATGTGTACTTATTAATGCATGAGGCAGAGTTCTATGGAATTACACCATTAG TACGtaaactacagctgtgtgaTGAACTGGACCGTTCATCCTGTGGAACTGTTCTCTTCAATGGCTACCTGCCTCCACCAG TGTATCCAGTGAAGCGGAGGAACAGACACAGCGTGGCTGGCTCTCAGTTCATGGGTGGGCGTGCTGGTGCGATGGAGAGGGCTCCGGTCAGACGCAGTAACACCATGCCGCCCAACCTGGGCAATGCTGGCATACTGGGTAGATCTGCTGTGGATGAGAGAGCCCCTG GTCAGTCATTAGATCCTGGCATGGTCCGTATCATCTGTGGTCACCACAACTGGATCGCTGTGGCCTATACCCAGTTTGTGGTCTGCTACAG GGTGAAGGAGTCGACAGGCTGGCAGCAGGTTTTCACCAGTCCCCGCCTTGATTGGGTGATTGACAGGGTGGCTCTGAATGCCAAAGTGATGGGAGGCTCGCTAGGAGACAATGACAAGATGGTTGCTGTGGCGTCTGGCACCGAGATCATTCTGTGGGCAATTTGCCCTGATGGCAATGGCAATGAAATCG GTGTGTTCAGTCTTAATGTGCCAGTCGAAGCGCTCTTCTTTGTGGGGAACCAGCTGATTGCCACCAGTCACACTGGTAAAGTTGGTGTGTGGAATGCTGTGACCAAACACTGGCAG AATCAAGATGTAGTTCCCATCAACAGCTACGACACAGCAGGCTCCTTCCTTATTCTTGGCTGCAATAATGGTTCCATATATTACATAG ATGTGCAGAAATTTCCTTTGAGGATGAAGGACAATGACCTGCTAGTGACAGAGCTGTATCGTGACCCGAGTGAAGATGCCATCACTGCTCTTAGTGTCTACCTCACTCCTAAAACCA GTGACAGTGGGAACTGGATAGAGATAGCCTACGGCACCAGTTCAGGCACAGTGCGTGTGATCGTACAGCATCCAGAGACAGTGGGCTCTGGGCCTCAGCTCTTCCAGACTTTCTCTGTCCACCGCAGCCCCGTCACCAAGATCATGCTGTCTGAGAAACACCTCATCTCAG tgtgtgcagaTAACAACCATGTGCGTACGTGGACAGTGACGCGCTTCAGAGGCATGATCTCCACCCAGCCTGGCTCCACCCCCCTCACCTCCTTTAAGATCCTCTCATTGGATGACATTGATGGCCATGGGGGCTGTGCTGCCGGGACTGAGATAG GTccgtatggagagagagatgaccagCAGGTCTTCATCCAGCGAGTGGTTCCTGACACTGATAAACTCTATGTCAGACTCTCCTCCAATGGAAAGAG GGTGTGTGAGGTGCGGTCAGTGGATGGTACCTCCATCACAGCCTTCATGGTGCACGAGTGTGAGGGGTCCAGCCGCATCGGCTCTCGTCCCCGACGCTACCTCTTCAGTGGCCATAGCAACGGAAGCATCCAGATGTGGGACCTAACCACGGCAATGGAGATTGCCGGAAAAGTAGACATCAAAG cgCTGGGAGGGCCCACTGAAGAGGAGTTACTGGAGCTGTTGGATCAGTGTGACCTGGCTTTGACAAGGACACCGGACATGAGTCCAGCTgcctcactgacacacacctccacccctcGCAACTCCACCTgcag TCTGCAGTCTCAGCACAGCGAGAGTGGGAGGGATCGTGCTGGGATGAGGGGAATGGTACCTCTGTCGGGCAGTCTGCCACGTCAGCCCCCTCTGGTCCCCTTCAACAAACCGCGAGAATTACCCTCTCATCTGGGCCTGAGCCAAAGCTCTCTGGCCAGCAGTAACGGCAGTGCCAGTCCACACCCGGTCAGAACCCCTCTAGACAGGGACGCCCTGGGCCCCCTTAGGCGGGGAAGCTTTGTGGAGCGCTGCCAGGAGAGAGCCAAGAACCCTGACGTGGCGTGTCCGGAAGGCGGGAGGCGGAGCTTGGCCGTCTGCGGCGAGCTGGAGGCGCGACTGGGCTTGAGGACACCCCCTTCCTTTTCTGCTTCAGCAGCCTCTTCACCATCATTGTCTTCGTCGCTGCGTCGTCCCTCGGCCGCAGCAGCCAGTACCACTCCTCCGGTGGTCAGTCCGACGCACTCCCAGCCACCTGTCTCCCCACGCCGACCCTCTGCTTCTCCGAACCAAGCCACGCCCCCTGACGCTGCCTCTGCCCCCGAGAGCCCAGCATCTCCGCCCCCCACAAGCCCAAAACCACACATGAACGAGACCAGTTTCTGA